In the Rhinatrema bivittatum chromosome 6, aRhiBiv1.1, whole genome shotgun sequence genome, one interval contains:
- the LOC115094520 gene encoding magnesium transporter protein 1: MASMGLVSALLVILGLCGMPSLGQKKKEMVLSEKVGQLMDWTNKRAVIRMNGDKFRRLVKAPPRNYSVVVMFTALQAQRQCVVCKQADEEYQILANSWRYSSAFTNRIFFAMVDFDEGSDVFQMLNMNSAPTFMHFPAKGKPRRGDTYELQVRGFAAEQLARWIADRTDVHIRVIRPPNYAGPLMLGLLLAVIGGLVYLRRSNLDFLYNKTGWALAALCFVLAMTSGQMWNHIRGPPYAHKNPHSGQVNYIHGSSQAQFVAETHIVLLFNGGVTLGMVLLHEAATSNRDVGKRKIMCVAGIGLVVVFFSWLLSIFRSKYHGYPYSFLLS; this comes from the exons ATGGCGAGCATGGGGCTGGTTTCCGCCCTCTTGGTTATTCTGGGGCTGTGCGGGATGCCGTCCCTCgggcagaagaagaaggag ATGGTTTTATCCGAAAAAGTTGGCCAGTTGATGGACTGGACCAACAAGCGAGCTGTCATTCGAATGAATGGCGACAAATTCCGTCGTCTGGTGAAGGCTCCCCCGAGGAATTATTCCGTCGTCGTGATGTTTACTGCTCTACAGGCTCAGAGACAGTGTGTGGTCTGCAA ACAAGCCGACGAGGAATACCAGATCCTGGCAAACTCCTGGCGATATTCAAGTGCATTTACCAACCGGATTTTTTTTGCTATGGTGGATTTTGATGAAGGGTCAGATGTGTTTCAAATG CTAAACATGAATTCAGCTCCGACCTTCATGCACTTCCCTGCAAAGGGGAAGCCCAGAAGGGGGGACACATATGAGCTGCAGGTGCGAGGTTTTGCTGCAGAGCAGCTGGCCCGATGGATAGCTGATCGGACCGATGTCCAC ATCCGGGTGATCCGGCCTCCCAATTATGCTGGCCCTCTGATGCTGGGGCTGCTGCTGGCTGTGATTGGTGGACTCGTCTACCTGAGAAGAAGTAACCTGGATTTCCTTTATAACAAGACCGGCTGGGCCTTGGCTGCTTTG TGTTTTGTTTTAGCAATGACATCTGGGCAGATGTGGAATCATATTCGAGGACCGCCATATGCCCATAAGAATCCACATTCGGGACAAGTG AACTATATCCATGGAAGTAGTCAGGCCCAGTTTGTGGCTGAAACCCACATTGTTTTGTTGTTCA ATGGTGGAGTTACTTTGGGAATGGTTCTTCTACACGAAGCTGCCACGTCCAACAGGGATGTAGGAAAACGCAAGA TAATGTGTGTGGCTGGAATAGGCTTGGTGGTGGTATTCTTCAGCTGGCTGTTGTCTATCTTCAGATCCAAGTACCATGGATATCCGTACAG ctTTCTGCTAAGTTAA